The region GGGAGATAAATGAGTGGCATCTGTTTCACATGTTACCATCAGGAAGAGGGTAGCTTTCCTTTTCCTTGTGATATCGGTAATTATGATAGGCTTGATTGGTCGCTTACTATATCTCCAGTTCTACAAAAGCGCCTGGCTGTCGGAAAATGCTGTTGACCAACGCATTCGTGAGATTCCGGTGGAAGCCAAACGAGGCATTATTTATGATCGGCACGGCCGGGAACTTGCGGTCAGTGTTAGCACTGAATCTGTGTACGCGATACCTGCCGAAATACGGAACCTAGAAGAAACAGCAGCCAAACTGGCTGCTATTTTGGCGTTAGATGAAAACAATCTTAAAAACAAGTTGAAAAAACGTCAAGCATTTACTTGGATAAAACGCAAGATTGACAGCGAAACAGCGCGGCAGGTCCAGTTGATTAATCTTCCTGGCATTGGTTTGACGCAAGAAAGCCAACGCTATTATCCGCATGACAATCTGGCGGCTCATATTCTGGGATTCAATGGCATTGACAGTCAGGGCCTGGATGGCGTCGAAATGACATTTGACAGTTACTTAAAGGGACGCTCAGGCAGCATTGTTGTCGAATACGATGCCAAAGGCCGGGAAATTCCTTATGCTTCTCATCGCTTTGTTTCACCTGTTGAAGGTAATAATATCTACCTGACAATTGATTTGGTTATTCAGCAAATTGTCGAGCGTGAGCTTGACCGGGTAATGAAAGAGACTCAGGCTAAAGCTGCCACCATAATTGCTATTGATCCGCGCGATGGCGGTATTCTGGCATTGGCGAACAGGCCGGATTATAACCCGAACAAATTCAGTGAGTTTTCACCAAAATTGTGGCGCAATATTGCTGTTTCTAATGCATATGAACCGGGGTCTACTTTTAAAATCATTACTACTTCGGCTGTTATGTCTGAGCACATTGTCAAACCTGACGAAAGATTTTTTGACCCTGGTGAGGTTGAAGTGCAAGGCCGCAATATTCACTGCTGGAAACATGGTGGTCATGGCAGTCAGACTTTTACGGAGGTAGTCCAAAATTCTTGCAATGTTGGTTTTGTCAATGTTGGGCTGCGTTTGGGACGCGAGCCATTCTATCAATATATAGATGCTTTCGGTTTTGGCCGGCAAACCGGTATTGATTTGCCGGGAGAAGCCAAAGGAATTATGATTGACCGCCCTAAAGCCACACCGATTAATATAGCGACCATGTCTATCGGCCAGAGTATAGCCGTTACTCCTATGCAACTGGTGACAGCCGTTGCTGCCGTGGCTAATGACGGCCAACTCCTGCGGCCGCAAATTGTGCGGGAAGTTAAGGATAAATCAGGGCAGGTTGTCAGGGCTTTCCAGCCTGATGTTGTCAGACAAGTGATTGATCCTGCGATAGCCAGACAGGTAAAGGAAATATTAGAATCGGTAGTATCGCAGGGAACTGGCAAGAATGCTTATATAGAAGGATTCAAGATAGCCGGGAAAACCGGAACAGCGCAAAAAGTCGGGGCAGGCGGATATTTGCCGGATAAATATGTAGCGTCATTTGTAGGTTTTGCGCCTGCTGACAATCCGCAGGTGGCAATGCTGGTTGTTATTGATGAACCTGTTGGATTGTATTATGGCGGGCAAATTGCCGCACCTGTGTTTGGGGCCGTTATGAAAGATGTGTTGCAGTATCTAAAAGTCAGCCCGGCGCCGGCTGGTTCTGCCAAAAATGGTGATTCGGAAGGTCATGTGCAGGTGCCCAGTGTTATTAACTTGAGTGTCCCTGAAGCTATGAAAGAACTGGAAAAAGCGGGATTGATGCCGCGTATCGAGGAATCAGGCGACAGGGTGGCCGACCAAATCCCCAAACCTGGCAGCCGTATGCCAATTGGCGGTGGTGTGTTGTTATATACCATGACGCCGCGTTATGCGGCAGGTGAAGTTACTGTACCTGACTTAACCGGCCGCACACCACGGGAGGCCTCAGATATGCTGGCGCAACTGGGCCTGGTAATCAACCCGGTTGGGGCCGGCGGCAAAGTCGCTAAACAAGACCCGCTGCCTGGCAGTAAAGTATTGTCGGGAACAAGTGTTTCTATCTATTTTGAATAAACGCGTTAAATTTAACAATTCTGGTAAAAATATAAACCGAGATTGTTGATTTCTGAACAGTCTCAAGTACAAAAATATAATTTTTTCGCAGTTGGGCAGGAGGAAGGATTTATGGCCAAGAATTTACAACAATTAGCGGCATTGCTGCCGCATGCCAAAATACGGGGATTGCTTGATAAAACCGTAGTATCTGTGGCCCATGACTCTCGCAAGGTAGTTCCCGGTACATTGTTTATTTGTCTTGCCGGTGCTCATGTTGACGGACACGATTTTGCCGCTGACGCTGTCCGGCAGGGAGCAGTGGCTGTGCTGGTGGAAAAAGATGTCCCGCAATTGGCAGGCCAGGATGTCACAGTCATTAGTGTTGCTGATACCAGGGCGGCTATGCAGGCCGTTGTGCCATTTTTCTTCGACTACCCAGGGCAAAAGCTGAGGATGATTGGCGTGACAGGTACTAATGGTAAGACGACTACTACTTATTTAATAAGAAGTATTTTGCGGCAAGCTGGCTACAAAGTCGGCCTGATTGGAACCATCCAGACGCTTATTGACAATACCGCGTTGCCGGTAAAAAATACTACGCCTGACGTTATTGAGTTGCAAAGTACGTTGGCTGAAATGGTTAAGAGCGGTATGGAATATGCAGTTATGGAAGTTTCTTCCCATGCTTTGGCGTTAAACCGGGTGGCAGGCTGTGAATTTGACGTTGGTGTGTTTACTAACATGACACAAGACCATCTGGATTTTCACCAAACCTTTAATAATTACATCGATGCTAAAGCGGAATTATTTCGGTCCTTGGGCCGGACCGGTAACAAGAAAACCGGTAAGACAGCGATAATTAATCTGGATGACAGTGCTGGGTCAATAATGCTTAATAATACTACCTGCCCGGTTATCAGCTATGGTATTAATACCACAGCTGATTTAACAGCAGATCATATTAATGTTGAAGCGGCAGGTGCCGGCTTTACTGTTAACGGACCGTTTGGGGCCATAGATCTTAAGCTTACTATTACCGGCATGTTTAATATCTATAACGTGCTGGCGGCGGTTGGAGCCGCTCTGGCTGAAAAAGTCGGCCCGGCAGTAATTAAACAAGCGCTTGAGAGTTTTACCAGTGTGCCGGGACGCTTCGAATTAGTGCAGGCCGGCCAGCCGTTTACCGTTATTGTCGATTATGCTCATACGCCTGACGGGCTGGAAAATGTGCTTAAAACAGCCAAACAATTTGCCAAAAGCAAAATTATCGTAGTATTTGGTTGCGGCGGCGACCGTGACCGCACTAAGCGTCCTATTATGGGTAAACTGGCTGTGCAGTATGGCGATATGGTATTGGCTACGTCTGATAATCCCCGGAGTGAAGATCCTGAGAAAATACTGGCCGATATTGAAGTTGGCATTAAGGAAGGATTGGCTGCATGCTGCTCTGATAAAAGCTATGAAATCATTCCTGACCGTCGCCAGGCCATTACTAAAGCTGTCAAACTGGCCGGGCCGCAGGATGTAGTGCTTATTGCCGGTAAAGGTCATGAAACATATCAAGTTCTAAAAGACAGGACGATTGATTTTGATGACCGGCAAGTGGCGCGTGAGGTCATCAAGGAGATGAGAAAATATGGCTGATTTTACCTTAACCGAGACACTAAAGGCTACCGGTGGCCGAGTTGTTGGTACGGCTGGCAGTAAACTGTTCCGTGGTATCTCTACTGATACCAGGACTGTTGAGCCGGGCAATTTATTTATTGCTTTAGTGGGCGAGCGTTTCGACGGACATGATTTCACCATGCAAGCTGCCGAAAAGGGTGCGGCCGGGGTGGTTGTCAGCAGACCGGTATGTGTGCCGGAACAGGTTGCGGTAATAGAAGTCGGGAACACCTTGGGTGCATTACAGGCTTTAGCCAGATTTCACCGTATGCGCTATCATATTCCGGTAATAGCCGTAACTGGTTCCAACGGCAAAACAACAACCAAAGACATGTTGGCTGCTGTGTTATCCAGCCGGTTTAAGGTGCTTAAGACTGAAGCAAACTTTAATAATGAAATTGGGTTGCCGCTGACACTATTAAAGCTTGAACCCGGCCATGAAGTTGCTGTAGTTGAAATGGGCATGCGGGCCAGGGGCGAAATCCGCGAACTGGCTGAAATCGCGCTGCCCACAGTCGGTGTGGTTACCAATGTGGGCGAGACTCATATTGAGATTCTAGGATCGATTGCCAATATTGCTGTTGCTAAGTCTGAACTTGTTGAAGCCATAGGCCAGGATGGCTTGGTAGTTCTAAATGCTGACGACCCAAATGTGCGGGCCATGCAAAGTAAGACCCAGGGGCGGGTAGTGTTGTACGGCCTGGAACCCGGTGCATTTGTCCGGGCTGAGAACATCAGCACTGAGACAGAGGGTGAACTTACGACCCAATTTGATTGCCATAGTCCACGCGGTTCATTTCCGGTAATTTTACATGCGGTAGGTATACATAATGTTTACAATGCGCTGGCAGCTATTGCGGTAGGATGGGAGTTAGGGCTAAAGCC is a window of Sporomusaceae bacterium ACPt DNA encoding:
- the murF gene encoding UDP-N-acetylmuramoyl-tripeptide--D-alanyl-D-alanine ligase, with amino-acid sequence MADFTLTETLKATGGRVVGTAGSKLFRGISTDTRTVEPGNLFIALVGERFDGHDFTMQAAEKGAAGVVVSRPVCVPEQVAVIEVGNTLGALQALARFHRMRYHIPVIAVTGSNGKTTTKDMLAAVLSSRFKVLKTEANFNNEIGLPLTLLKLEPGHEVAVVEMGMRARGEIRELAEIALPTVGVVTNVGETHIEILGSIANIAVAKSELVEAIGQDGLVVLNADDPNVRAMQSKTQGRVVLYGLEPGAFVRAENISTETEGELTTQFDCHSPRGSFPVILHAVGIHNVYNALAAIAVGWELGLKPSQIKEGISRFVPGAMRLEVKKYGEYTVINDVYNASPLSMAAALNTLAEIAKGRKVAVLGDMLELGEAALEAHRRIGRQVAEQGVEIILTVGELAKNIAVAAREHGVKTAQAFAGHQEAIKALHDLLKPGDYILIKGSRGMRMENILSVFQDESR
- the spoVD_2 gene encoding Stage V sporulation protein D; translated protein: MASVSHVTIRKRVAFLFLVISVIMIGLIGRLLYLQFYKSAWLSENAVDQRIREIPVEAKRGIIYDRHGRELAVSVSTESVYAIPAEIRNLEETAAKLAAILALDENNLKNKLKKRQAFTWIKRKIDSETARQVQLINLPGIGLTQESQRYYPHDNLAAHILGFNGIDSQGLDGVEMTFDSYLKGRSGSIVVEYDAKGREIPYASHRFVSPVEGNNIYLTIDLVIQQIVERELDRVMKETQAKAATIIAIDPRDGGILALANRPDYNPNKFSEFSPKLWRNIAVSNAYEPGSTFKIITTSAVMSEHIVKPDERFFDPGEVEVQGRNIHCWKHGGHGSQTFTEVVQNSCNVGFVNVGLRLGREPFYQYIDAFGFGRQTGIDLPGEAKGIMIDRPKATPINIATMSIGQSIAVTPMQLVTAVAAVANDGQLLRPQIVREVKDKSGQVVRAFQPDVVRQVIDPAIARQVKEILESVVSQGTGKNAYIEGFKIAGKTGTAQKVGAGGYLPDKYVASFVGFAPADNPQVAMLVVIDEPVGLYYGGQIAAPVFGAVMKDVLQYLKVSPAPAGSAKNGDSEGHVQVPSVINLSVPEAMKELEKAGLMPRIEESGDRVADQIPKPGSRMPIGGGVLLYTMTPRYAAGEVTVPDLTGRTPREASDMLAQLGLVINPVGAGGKVAKQDPLPGSKVLSGTSVSIYFE
- the murE_2 gene encoding UDP-N-acetylmuramoyl-L-alanyl-D-glutamate--2,6-diaminopimelate ligase yields the protein MAKNLQQLAALLPHAKIRGLLDKTVVSVAHDSRKVVPGTLFICLAGAHVDGHDFAADAVRQGAVAVLVEKDVPQLAGQDVTVISVADTRAAMQAVVPFFFDYPGQKLRMIGVTGTNGKTTTTYLIRSILRQAGYKVGLIGTIQTLIDNTALPVKNTTPDVIELQSTLAEMVKSGMEYAVMEVSSHALALNRVAGCEFDVGVFTNMTQDHLDFHQTFNNYIDAKAELFRSLGRTGNKKTGKTAIINLDDSAGSIMLNNTTCPVISYGINTTADLTADHINVEAAGAGFTVNGPFGAIDLKLTITGMFNIYNVLAAVGAALAEKVGPAVIKQALESFTSVPGRFELVQAGQPFTVIVDYAHTPDGLENVLKTAKQFAKSKIIVVFGCGGDRDRTKRPIMGKLAVQYGDMVLATSDNPRSEDPEKILADIEVGIKEGLAACCSDKSYEIIPDRRQAITKAVKLAGPQDVVLIAGKGHETYQVLKDRTIDFDDRQVAREVIKEMRKYG